The Bacteroidota bacterium genome window below encodes:
- a CDS encoding NAD(P)H-dependent oxidoreductase: MAHIAIISPSLRIGRLSHRAALYFKSYLEDNNLASAEIIDLKEYNFPLFTERLKFTQEPIASAIEFSDKIKSADAVIIVTPEYNGGYPASLKNAIDLLYEEWYHKPVAVSTVSSGNFGGVQVIMQLQFILWKMKAFTVPAVFPVPNIGDVLDEKGMPTDKAAFDRRAASFLKELIWFTEATDCMKIKKNS; encoded by the coding sequence ATGGCACACATCGCAATTATCTCACCAAGTCTGCGAATCGGCAGGCTGAGTCACCGGGCGGCATTATATTTTAAATCTTATTTGGAAGATAATAATCTCGCTTCTGCGGAAATTATAGATTTGAAGGAATATAATTTCCCGCTTTTTACCGAAAGGTTGAAATTTACTCAAGAACCTATTGCGTCTGCTATTGAATTCTCAGATAAAATCAAATCTGCTGATGCTGTCATCATTGTTACACCTGAGTATAATGGAGGTTATCCTGCCTCTTTAAAAAATGCTATTGATTTGTTGTACGAAGAATGGTATCATAAACCTGTTGCTGTTTCTACCGTTTCCAGCGGAAATTTTGGTGGAGTGCAGGTTATCATGCAGCTGCAATTCATTTTATGGAAGATGAAAGCATTTACTGTACCTGCTGTGTTTCCTGTTCCGAACATTGGCGATGTGCTTGATGAAAAGGGTATGCCAACTGATAAGGCTGCATTTGACAGGCGTGCCGCATCTTTTCTGAAAGAACTCATTTGGTTTACAGAAGCAACCGATTGTATGAAAATAAAGAAGAATTCTTAA
- a CDS encoding OmpA family protein: MKKAWTVVVIIAMSFIHQNSLVAQSASLVKANKLFALLAYSEAIPLYEKVLKHDTLNVEALVNLGECYRMTNNVPGQLTVYGKIVASGIGKPIHSFYYAQALMQCGNYAKATFYLAHYNADERGETFLKAINNLNKYFRDSACYSVKRMPFNSGQNDFSPVIWQGNKVVYTSSRIRNGAVNFTYPWTEQSFFHVYITSKKENGSYSRPHRFAPDLETRFNDGPVCFTHDEKRLYVTRNAVINNKALRADDGQVKLRLYRAAINGKGSGYSAMGEFEYNGAQFNVAHPAISADGKKLYFSSDMPGGFGGMDLYVCSAEGELWGNPKNLGERVNSKGNELFPTINGNECLYFSSNGREGIGGLDIFEIKVDTFGMPSGSAFNVGVPLNSSGDDFGLTFDSDNKSGYFTSNRFNPDGNDDIYAFTQLKTVKRTITIKGFAIDSLSRMVLPGATISIIMNAKDTLSSVITDEQGRFSFEAEYEKEYAILAEKDKYIGGSMVVSTSNTDAAEINTEVLLLAEPLITLTLLIVDAATQAPLSDVSLTIMDKSNGVVEHVNTSADGTFRRLLWDKKVGDSISLALSFSKDGYINRGSTFHYRIPRPGNIKTTELLNKFELGLDLAKVIQLNPIYFDLGKSNIRPDASLELDKVVQIMKENPTIVIELGSHTDCRGTAAANMSLSDKRAKASVAYIVSKGIEQTRISGKGYGESKPVNKCECEGGRIVPCTEQEHQRNRRTEFLIVKY, encoded by the coding sequence ATGAAAAAAGCATGGACAGTTGTGGTAATTATTGCGATGAGTTTTATCCATCAAAATTCTCTTGTAGCTCAATCGGCAAGCCTGGTTAAGGCGAATAAGCTGTTTGCTTTGCTGGCTTATTCAGAGGCAATTCCTCTCTATGAAAAAGTACTCAAGCACGACACGCTTAATGTTGAAGCCTTGGTGAATCTTGGTGAATGTTATCGCATGACGAACAATGTTCCGGGACAATTAACAGTGTATGGGAAAATTGTTGCGTCCGGTATTGGAAAACCAATTCATTCTTTTTATTATGCTCAAGCACTTATGCAATGCGGAAATTATGCAAAAGCAACATTTTATCTGGCACATTATAATGCTGATGAACGGGGCGAAACTTTTTTGAAGGCCATTAATAATCTAAATAAATATTTCAGAGACAGTGCCTGCTATTCCGTAAAACGAATGCCGTTCAACTCCGGTCAAAATGATTTTTCACCGGTAATATGGCAAGGCAACAAAGTGGTTTATACTTCATCAAGGATTCGCAATGGTGCTGTGAATTTCACTTATCCGTGGACTGAGCAGAGTTTTTTTCACGTATATATCACTTCTAAAAAGGAAAATGGCTCTTACTCACGGCCGCATAGATTTGCTCCTGATCTTGAAACGCGATTTAATGACGGTCCTGTTTGTTTTACCCACGATGAAAAAAGACTGTACGTTACAAGAAATGCAGTAATCAATAACAAAGCTCTCAGAGCTGACGACGGTCAGGTGAAACTTCGCTTATACCGGGCTGCAATCAACGGAAAAGGCAGTGGATACAGTGCAATGGGTGAGTTTGAATATAACGGGGCACAATTTAATGTTGCCCATCCCGCAATAAGTGCCGATGGCAAAAAACTGTACTTCTCATCAGATATGCCGGGTGGTTTTGGTGGCATGGATCTCTACGTTTGTTCGGCTGAGGGCGAATTGTGGGGCAATCCGAAAAATCTGGGTGAACGCGTAAACTCAAAGGGTAATGAATTATTTCCCACAATAAATGGGAATGAATGTCTTTATTTTTCTTCAAATGGTCGCGAAGGAATTGGTGGTCTCGATATTTTTGAAATTAAGGTGGATACTTTTGGCATGCCTTCCGGTAGTGCATTCAATGTGGGTGTACCGCTCAATAGCTCTGGCGATGATTTCGGCCTTACATTTGACTCAGATAATAAATCTGGATACTTTACCTCTAACCGTTTTAATCCGGATGGTAACGATGACATTTATGCATTCACCCAATTGAAAACGGTTAAAAGAACAATCACGATTAAAGGATTTGCAATTGACAGCCTTAGCAGAATGGTGCTTCCGGGCGCCACAATTTCTATTATCATGAATGCAAAGGACACGCTTTCATCAGTTATTACTGATGAGCAGGGCAGGTTCTCATTTGAAGCCGAATATGAAAAGGAATATGCTATTCTGGCTGAAAAGGATAAATATATTGGTGGAAGTATGGTCGTTTCCACTTCAAATACTGATGCGGCTGAAATTAATACTGAAGTGCTGCTGTTAGCTGAACCGCTGATTACACTTACCCTCCTTATCGTGGACGCTGCAACTCAGGCGCCTCTTTCTGATGTATCGCTTACTATTATGGATAAATCAAACGGGGTTGTTGAGCATGTTAACACTTCTGCTGACGGCACTTTTAGGCGATTGCTATGGGATAAAAAAGTGGGCGATAGCATCAGCCTTGCACTTAGCTTTTCGAAAGACGGATACATTAACAGGGGCAGTACTTTTCATTACCGTATTCCACGACCCGGGAATATTAAAACTACGGAGCTGTTGAATAAATTTGAACTCGGCCTCGATTTAGCAAAAGTGATTCAGTTAAATCCAATTTATTTTGATTTAGGAAAATCAAATATTCGGCCGGATGCTTCATTAGAATTAGATAAAGTAGTTCAGATTATGAAAGAAAACCCAACAATCGTTATAGAGCTTGGTTCTCATACTGACTGTCGTGGAACTGCTGCAGCAAATATGAGTCTGTCCGATAAACGGGCAAAAGCATCCGTAGCCTACATCGTTTCAAAAGGAATAGAACAAACGAGGATATCCGGAAAAGGCTACGGCGAAAGCAAACCTGTGAATAAATGTGAATGCGAAGGTGGACGGATTGTACCATGCACCGAGCAAGAACACCAGCGTAATCGCCGTACTGAATTTCTGATTGTAAAATATTGA
- a CDS encoding type IX secretion system membrane protein PorP/SprF, which translates to MTQTTISKAAKVVLTIVLFGVFPKVNAQYDAMFTQYMFNEMFINPAFAGSKEALAVSLHHRQQWVGFAGRPVTTTFTAHMPLFRNTMGVGLCFLSEKLGVLSRNLIYANYAYRVRLSGKSYLTFGVMGGAHLQSEKLAAINTVEPGDPNFSVNTPTVITPNFGFGIMYTTEKFYAGISVPRLLDDNIKVSSDGTILGNNKVVLNKFHYYATIGKVFVLGPNLKIVPQLMLKAVSNAPFQFDVNVNALMKERLWLGLSYRSRADISGLAGVYITPQLLLTYSYDYPLTILHDYTSGSHEIGISYTFRFKGKKVVSPRYFL; encoded by the coding sequence ATGACACAAACAACCATTTCGAAAGCTGCTAAAGTAGTACTCACAATCGTGTTATTCGGTGTTTTCCCTAAAGTGAATGCCCAGTATGACGCGATGTTCACACAGTATATGTTCAACGAAATGTTCATCAATCCTGCCTTTGCCGGCTCAAAAGAAGCACTTGCCGTGAGCTTGCATCACAGACAGCAATGGGTTGGTTTCGCAGGGCGTCCTGTTACAACAACATTTACCGCGCATATGCCTTTGTTCAGAAATACCATGGGCGTTGGCCTGTGCTTTCTGAGCGAAAAGCTTGGTGTATTGAGCCGCAATCTTATTTATGCAAATTATGCCTATCGGGTTCGGCTCAGCGGAAAAAGTTACCTGACTTTTGGAGTGATGGGGGGTGCTCATCTGCAATCCGAAAAACTCGCCGCAATAAACACTGTGGAGCCCGGCGACCCAAATTTCTCGGTAAATACCCCAACTGTAATTACACCTAATTTTGGTTTTGGTATAATGTACACAACTGAAAAGTTTTATGCCGGAATCTCCGTACCACGCCTGCTTGATGATAATATTAAAGTTAGCAGCGATGGGACGATTTTGGGCAATAATAAAGTTGTACTCAATAAATTCCATTATTATGCCACAATAGGTAAGGTTTTCGTGCTTGGCCCAAACCTGAAAATTGTTCCGCAATTGATGCTCAAAGCGGTAAGCAATGCTCCATTTCAGTTTGATGTAAATGTTAACGCCCTGATGAAAGAGCGTCTGTGGTTGGGCCTTTCATACAGAAGCAGGGCCGATATTTCAGGTCTGGCGGGGGTGTATATTACCCCTCAACTACTGTTGACATATTCCTATGATTACCCGTTAACCATATTGCACGATTATACATCAGGTTCGCATGAGATAGGAATTTCTTACACCTTTCGGTTCAAAGGAAAAAAAGTTGTGAGCCCCCGGTATTTTTTGTAA